Genomic DNA from Phycisphaerae bacterium:
CGAATTTCGTCAACTTTTTTTTCTTACGGATTGGGTCCGCTTTCGTGAGCTCGCTTCGGACGTCATGCGAAGTTGAAGTGAATCGCACCGATTCCCGGGCACGCTCAGGATCTCAGCGACATCGATTGGTGACGAATTCGGACTACGCGCCGCTGCCCGCATCATCCGCCGGCGGGTTGTCCGCGCGATAACGAAGTACCTTTGCCGCTTCGAGCGTGACCAGACCTTCCCGGACCATCTCGTCGATGTGCGGCAGAAACGCCTCGATCCGCTCCCGCTGGTCGATAATCTCGATGACCATGGGCAGATCCTCCGAGAGTCGCAGCACCTTTGTCGTATGCAGGCGCGAATGTGCCCCGAACCCCATGACGCCCCGCAGCACCGTCGCCCCGGCCAGGTGCATCTCTCGCGCTTTTAGCACGATGGCCTCATACAGCGGCCGGCCCTGCCATTTGTCGCTT
This window encodes:
- a CDS encoding DUF190 domain-containing protein — encoded protein: MKIPEEGHLLRIFIGESDKWQGRPLYEAIVLKAREMHLAGATVLRGVMGFGAHSRLHTTKVLRLSEDLPMVIEIIDQRERIEAFLPHIDEMVREGLVTLEAAKVLRYRADNPPADDAGSGA